A genomic segment from Candidatus Zixiibacteriota bacterium encodes:
- a CDS encoding CusA/CzcA family heavy metal efflux RND transporter, producing MITKLIESSIQHRWLVLAVAVAILALGAWAANVITVDAIPDLSDTQVIIQTEYSGQPPRVVEDQVTYPLSTAMLSVPGATFVRGFSHFGMSYVYVIFEDGTDIYWARSRVLEYLSQMAGRLPAGVLPQLGPDATGIGWVYQYALVDTTDTHDLSQLRSIQDWYLKYELSSLDGVAEVASVGGFVRQYQVEVDPAKLEHYGIALGHVINAVKRSTGAVGGRLLELGETEFVVRSQAYIGDLDDLRQTPVHIPPDGPPVFLSSVAQVHMGPEIRRGVAELDGKGETVGGIVVIRYGENARDVINRVKERLEDLKGGLPPGVEVVPVYDRSALIDRATGNLTDTLIKEILIVVLVTLLFLLHVRSTLIAVVTLPAGVGLSLLLMHWLGINANIMSLGGIAIAIGVMVDASLVTVENAHKHLERFGESKPRDKIILDAVKEVGPALFFSLLIITVSFLPILALEGQSGRLFKPLAYTKTFAMAASALISITIIPALVAIFLKGRIQSESRNRLSQFFIRIYRPVINFALRRRWWVIGVSVVILVATIFPMMRLGSEFMPALYEGDMLYMPTTLPGISITKARELLQQTDRIIASFPEVERVFGKVGRAETATDPAPLTMLETTITLRPLDEWRPGMTPQKLIDSLDAAVQFPGLTNAWTMPIRARIDMLATGIKTPIGIKVMGPNLDSLNAIAQRIEAVVKPLAGTRSVYAERITGGNYLDIDIDRFKTAAYGISIEDVNQTIASAVGGMNVAYNIEGRERYPINVRYLRSLRDDPEAISRVLIGTKDGRNVPLGQIAQLRFSKGAVMIKSENARPTNWIFVDLEGTDVGSYVEMARTEVAQKVSLPQGYSLVWSGQYENIQQVAARLKVIVPMVLFVILLLLYLHFKNFADTLIVMLSLPFALVGGIWLIYLYGYNTSIAVWAGFIALAGLAAETGIVMLVYLEEAVARYRSEGRLNSYVDLKKATIEGAVERVRPKLMTVGTTLLALIPIMVGHGTGSEVMQRIAAPMVGGLISSTVLTLIVVPILFLIVNRVKLNFAEESRES from the coding sequence ATGATCACTAAGCTGATAGAGTCATCGATTCAGCATCGGTGGCTGGTGCTGGCAGTGGCGGTCGCCATACTTGCTCTCGGGGCCTGGGCGGCCAATGTGATTACGGTAGATGCCATCCCCGACCTTTCGGATACGCAGGTGATTATTCAGACGGAGTATTCCGGTCAGCCGCCGCGCGTTGTCGAAGACCAGGTGACCTATCCTTTGTCGACGGCGATGCTATCGGTGCCGGGGGCTACATTCGTACGCGGTTTTTCGCATTTCGGCATGTCGTACGTTTATGTGATTTTCGAGGATGGTACGGACATCTACTGGGCGCGCAGCCGCGTGCTGGAATATCTCTCGCAGATGGCAGGGCGACTTCCGGCCGGTGTATTGCCGCAACTCGGTCCGGATGCAACCGGGATAGGCTGGGTGTATCAGTACGCGCTGGTGGACACAACTGACACCCATGATTTGTCGCAGCTTCGCTCAATTCAGGACTGGTACCTTAAGTACGAGTTGAGTTCGCTCGATGGAGTCGCCGAGGTTGCTTCAGTCGGAGGGTTTGTCAGGCAGTACCAGGTGGAAGTGGACCCAGCCAAGCTGGAGCACTATGGCATCGCGCTGGGTCACGTGATAAACGCCGTGAAGCGCTCGACAGGCGCTGTCGGAGGTCGGCTGCTGGAGCTTGGAGAGACCGAGTTTGTTGTCCGTTCCCAGGCCTATATCGGTGACCTCGATGATTTGAGGCAAACGCCGGTTCATATTCCGCCGGACGGTCCGCCGGTCTTTCTTTCGTCGGTGGCCCAGGTACACATGGGTCCGGAAATCCGACGGGGGGTGGCGGAACTCGATGGTAAGGGCGAGACAGTGGGCGGCATTGTCGTGATTCGTTACGGCGAGAACGCCCGCGATGTCATTAACCGGGTCAAGGAGCGACTCGAAGACCTCAAGGGTGGGCTGCCGCCGGGGGTTGAAGTCGTGCCGGTATATGACAGGTCAGCCCTGATCGACAGGGCTACCGGCAATCTCACCGATACGCTGATCAAAGAGATTCTAATAGTGGTGCTGGTGACGCTTCTGTTTCTGCTCCACGTGCGCTCGACACTAATCGCTGTCGTTACTTTGCCCGCCGGCGTCGGACTGTCTCTTCTGCTGATGCATTGGCTCGGCATCAACGCCAACATCATGTCGCTGGGCGGCATAGCGATCGCTATTGGCGTGATGGTGGATGCATCGCTGGTAACGGTGGAAAACGCCCACAAACATCTTGAGCGCTTCGGCGAGAGCAAACCTCGCGACAAAATTATACTGGATGCGGTGAAAGAGGTCGGCCCGGCGCTATTTTTTTCACTTCTTATTATCACGGTATCCTTTCTGCCCATTCTGGCGCTGGAAGGTCAATCGGGAAGGTTGTTCAAACCGCTGGCGTACACGAAAACATTCGCCATGGCGGCATCGGCCCTTATATCGATTACGATAATCCCCGCGCTGGTGGCTATATTTCTCAAAGGGAGGATACAGTCCGAGTCGCGTAATAGACTGTCACAGTTCTTTATAAGAATCTACCGGCCGGTCATCAACTTCGCGCTCAGAAGGCGATGGTGGGTAATTGGTGTATCGGTCGTGATCCTCGTGGCCACGATATTTCCGATGATGAGGCTCGGATCGGAGTTTATGCCTGCCCTTTACGAGGGAGACATGTTGTATATGCCCACCACGCTTCCGGGAATATCCATAACCAAGGCGCGGGAACTTCTGCAGCAGACCGACCGCATAATCGCATCGTTTCCCGAGGTGGAGCGGGTGTTCGGCAAGGTCGGACGGGCAGAGACCGCAACTGATCCGGCGCCGCTTACGATGCTGGAGACAACAATCACGCTCAGGCCCCTCGATGAATGGCGGCCCGGGATGACGCCGCAGAAGTTGATTGATTCTCTCGATGCGGCTGTTCAGTTCCCCGGCTTGACCAATGCCTGGACGATGCCGATCCGCGCCCGCATCGACATGCTGGCGACAGGCATCAAGACTCCCATCGGAATCAAGGTTATGGGGCCGAATCTGGATAGTCTCAACGCCATCGCCCAACGTATTGAGGCGGTGGTTAAGCCGCTTGCAGGAACACGTTCGGTTTACGCGGAAAGAATCACCGGCGGCAATTATCTCGATATCGATATTGATCGCTTCAAGACGGCGGCTTACGGCATTAGTATCGAGGATGTCAATCAGACTATCGCGTCGGCGGTCGGTGGCATGAATGTCGCCTATAATATCGAAGGGCGTGAACGTTACCCTATCAACGTACGGTACCTTCGATCGCTGCGAGACGATCCCGAAGCGATTTCAAGAGTGCTCATCGGAACAAAGGACGGCCGGAATGTGCCGCTCGGGCAGATCGCACAGCTCAGGTTCTCCAAGGGTGCGGTCATGATCAAGTCGGAAAACGCCCGACCAACCAACTGGATTTTCGTTGATCTCGAGGGTACCGATGTCGGCTCGTATGTAGAGATGGCACGTACCGAGGTGGCGCAGAAAGTGAGTCTTCCCCAGGGCTACTCGCTGGTCTGGTCAGGACAGTACGAGAACATTCAGCAGGTTGCCGCAAGACTGAAGGTCATCGTGCCGATGGTACTCTTCGTGATTCTCCTTCTGCTGTACTTGCACTTCAAGAACTTCGCCGACACGCTCATTGTCATGCTGTCACTTCCTTTCGCGCTGGTGGGCGGAATCTGGCTGATCTATCTATACGGCTACAATACATCGATCGCCGTCTGGGCTGGTTTTATCGCGCTTGCGGGACTGGCGGCTGAGACGGGTATTGTGATGCTGGTATATCTGGAAGAAGCGGTCGCGCGTTACCGATCCGAAGGACGATTGAACAGCTATGTGGATTTGAAGAAGGCGACGATTGAGGGCGCGGTCGAAAGAGTACGGCCCAAGTTAATGACAGTTGGTACGACGCTTCTGGCGCTGATTCCCATCATGGTCGGACACGGTACCGGTTCGGAAGTAATGCAGCGGATAGCGGCCCCGATGGTGGGCGGATTGATTTCATCGACGGTCTTAACGTTAATCGTGGTCCCGATTCTGTTTCTGATCGTGAACCGGGTGAAGCTTAATTTTGCGGAGGAATCGCGAGAGAGTTAG
- a CDS encoding TonB-dependent receptor: MREGQIKYLLASLIIIGLTAIPAGLLGASAAAQQNTITGRVVDIDDGEPLTGVSLKILDRPLGTITDTLGYFTIGGLEDGVYRLRVSHVGYETKVLDSIHLSGARAITLNIELVKKPVSIKGVTVTPGQFSILSDEPAATQLLPREVIETRPQLAEDLFRAVQRLPGIAYNDFSAKFNVRGGEQDEVLINLDGMELYEPFHLKDVDGGVISVIDVAAMEGVDLMAGGYPANYGDRMSGVFNIKSKNTAADTKRISLGLSLMNARFLSEGTFSDNKGSWLVSARRGYLDLLLDLSGADDQLRPQYYDIFSKLRYKLNQQQILTLNFLRADDNLEYLGTKVDDENNEGDTLYSSYGSTYLWLTLDSYMSSKLAGKTITSFGSVSQNREGQVYDEVASMPEMQVDDNRSFDVFGARTDWEFEAHRNLLFKAGLDLRHVSADYDYSSYLYDYRYNPGGYPLYIVEGIDSNKVSINPSGDRFSGYFATRVRPVGFATAEVGVRYDRASYSDDEHFSPRANLALNLSQKTTLRCGWGHFYQMERIDEISVQDGQTDFHKAEKARHIVLGLDHNFATGENLRLNVFYKKYSALAPAYRNTFGELVTFPELEEDRVEVTFNGKTAKGVELYVKKDVGEKLSWWFSYSLSEVRDDIKSLYYFSEGVTVNYNEEFYFPYDQLHTMYLDLNYRFNTKWQFNVAWQYHTGWPFTGVSLVQRDIGDQTVFYLEADDPWRSKHDPFKRLDLRLNRKFFMSKGTITAFIEVINVTGAENIRNYEYVLVDNDGVLSIEKHTEKWFGTLPSFGIAYDYTF; the protein is encoded by the coding sequence ATGCGCGAAGGACAGATAAAGTATCTATTAGCATCACTGATAATAATCGGTCTGACCGCGATACCTGCGGGTCTGCTGGGAGCTTCGGCAGCGGCTCAGCAAAACACCATCACCGGCAGGGTGGTGGATATCGACGATGGCGAGCCTCTTACCGGAGTGAGCCTGAAGATTCTTGACCGGCCACTGGGGACTATCACCGATACGCTGGGCTATTTTACAATCGGCGGCCTCGAAGACGGTGTTTATCGTCTCCGGGTCAGTCATGTCGGCTATGAGACGAAAGTTCTCGACAGTATTCACTTAAGCGGCGCAAGAGCCATTACGCTGAATATAGAGCTGGTGAAGAAACCGGTATCGATTAAAGGTGTCACGGTGACTCCGGGCCAGTTTTCGATACTGAGTGATGAACCGGCAGCCACGCAACTTCTCCCGCGCGAGGTTATTGAAACGCGGCCCCAGCTCGCGGAAGACCTCTTTAGGGCGGTGCAGAGACTTCCCGGCATAGCCTACAACGATTTTTCGGCGAAGTTCAATGTCCGGGGCGGCGAGCAGGACGAGGTGTTGATAAATCTCGATGGTATGGAGCTGTACGAACCGTTTCATTTGAAGGATGTCGATGGCGGGGTTATCAGTGTGATTGATGTCGCCGCGATGGAAGGCGTGGATTTGATGGCGGGAGGTTACCCGGCCAACTATGGTGACCGGATGAGCGGCGTTTTCAATATCAAGTCGAAAAACACCGCTGCCGACACGAAACGCATTTCGCTTGGTTTGAGCCTCATGAACGCGCGTTTCTTGAGCGAAGGGACCTTTTCCGACAACAAAGGCTCGTGGCTGGTGTCGGCGCGACGGGGATATCTCGACCTGCTTCTTGATCTGTCTGGCGCCGATGATCAGCTTCGCCCGCAATACTATGACATCTTTTCCAAGCTGCGATACAAACTGAATCAACAGCAAATTCTCACATTGAATTTCCTGAGGGCCGATGATAATCTGGAGTATCTCGGCACGAAGGTTGACGACGAAAACAACGAGGGCGATACTCTTTATTCTTCGTACGGCAGCACGTATCTGTGGCTCACCCTTGATTCATACATGTCGTCCAAACTGGCAGGCAAGACCATAACCTCGTTCGGATCCGTCAGTCAGAACCGCGAGGGTCAGGTGTACGACGAGGTAGCATCGATGCCTGAAATGCAGGTTGATGATAACCGCAGTTTCGATGTCTTCGGCGCCAGGACCGACTGGGAATTTGAGGCTCACCGGAACCTTCTGTTCAAGGCGGGTCTCGACCTGAGGCATGTCTCGGCGGATTACGATTATTCGAGCTACCTGTATGACTACCGTTATAATCCCGGAGGTTATCCTTTATATATTGTCGAGGGAATCGACTCCAACAAGGTGTCCATTAATCCTTCGGGCGACAGATTCAGCGGGTATTTCGCCACCAGGGTGCGTCCGGTCGGTTTTGCCACAGCCGAGGTCGGGGTGCGCTACGACCGGGCATCGTACTCCGATGACGAGCATTTTTCGCCGCGCGCCAATCTCGCTCTCAATTTGTCACAGAAAACCACTCTCAGGTGCGGCTGGGGACATTTTTACCAGATGGAAAGGATCGATGAGATCAGCGTTCAGGATGGTCAGACCGATTTTCACAAGGCTGAAAAAGCCAGGCACATAGTGCTGGGGCTCGATCACAATTTCGCGACCGGTGAAAATCTGAGACTGAATGTCTTCTACAAAAAGTACTCCGCTCTGGCTCCCGCCTATCGAAACACTTTCGGCGAACTGGTAACTTTCCCGGAACTGGAGGAGGACCGGGTTGAAGTGACGTTCAATGGCAAGACCGCCAAGGGGGTGGAGCTGTATGTGAAGAAGGACGTTGGTGAAAAGCTGAGCTGGTGGTTCAGTTATTCGCTTTCGGAGGTACGTGACGACATAAAGAGTCTCTATTATTTCAGCGAGGGCGTGACGGTCAATTACAACGAGGAGTTTTATTTCCCTTATGACCAGCTTCACACGATGTACCTCGACCTGAATTATCGCTTCAACACCAAATGGCAGTTCAATGTGGCCTGGCAATATCATACCGGCTGGCCATTTACCGGTGTTTCACTGGTTCAGCGCGATATTGGAGACCAGACGGTATTCTACCTGGAGGCGGACGATCCGTGGCGGTCCAAGCACGATCCGTTCAAGCGGCTGGATTTGAGACTGAACCGCAAGTTTTTCATGTCAAAGGGGACGATTACCGCTTTCATCGAAGTGATAAATGTCACGGGCGCGGAGAATATCCGCAATTACGAGTATGTTCTCGTGGATAATGACGGTGTTCTTTCGATTGAGAAGCATACCGAGAAGTGGTTCGGTACCCTGCCGTCGTTCGGCATCGCTTATGACTACACGTTCTAG
- a CDS encoding efflux RND transporter periplasmic adaptor subunit, which yields MKTIILAVACLVIGFAAAYFWREGSRPVEAAVNDSESVLYTCGMHPEVISTEPGTCPICGMDLVVKKGDAKASGLVQIDPTTRQNMGLVTTEASLQSLSKRVRAFGKVMIADPNHYDVNLKVGGWVEKLFVNETGERVFKGQPLLEIYSPQLVTAQREYLTALASSKSADNLKSLLELSESRLKNWDITEDQLNDLREAGKVSRTMTIRAPSDGFVIKKFVNEGMEVAPGATLYEIADLSTVWVSAYVYEQDLPYVALKQDAEVTTPGLPGRIFDSRVIYVSPSLNPKGQVQIRLEMANPHFELRPEMYAEVELQHRSRHAALVVPRSAVINSGKRQVVYVASTDDTFEPRTVTTGAVDENDMIEIVSGIGAGEKVVTSGQFLLDSESRLSEAVGQMGGHQHGSQATVGDNTVAMTSDDQSTMDQSMEGHDHAQQTSDPHNIHTCPMPQDYDVLHYGPGKCPKCGMALVPVSETDIGDVWVCPMPQDSVAQREPGVCPVCGMKLIKYEPGASHDH from the coding sequence TAGCAGTAGCGTGCTTGGTAATTGGTTTCGCCGCGGCATATTTCTGGCGAGAAGGAAGTCGTCCGGTTGAGGCGGCGGTCAACGATAGTGAATCAGTGCTTTACACTTGCGGGATGCACCCGGAGGTGATATCGACCGAGCCGGGTACGTGCCCTATCTGCGGCATGGATCTGGTGGTGAAGAAGGGTGATGCCAAGGCAAGTGGGTTGGTACAAATCGACCCCACGACCCGGCAAAACATGGGTCTAGTTACGACGGAAGCGTCTCTCCAATCGCTGTCGAAGAGAGTGAGGGCGTTCGGGAAAGTGATGATCGCTGACCCGAACCATTATGATGTCAACCTGAAGGTCGGTGGATGGGTGGAGAAGCTTTTCGTCAATGAGACCGGTGAACGGGTCTTCAAAGGTCAACCGCTTCTTGAGATTTATTCTCCGCAGCTGGTGACCGCCCAGCGTGAGTACCTGACAGCCCTGGCGAGTTCAAAGTCGGCTGATAATCTGAAGTCGCTTCTCGAACTATCGGAAAGCCGTCTGAAAAACTGGGATATCACCGAAGACCAGCTTAACGACCTCAGGGAAGCCGGCAAGGTGAGTCGCACGATGACAATCCGGGCGCCATCGGACGGCTTCGTTATCAAAAAGTTCGTTAACGAAGGTATGGAGGTTGCGCCCGGCGCGACCTTGTACGAAATAGCCGATCTATCCACTGTCTGGGTCTCGGCTTATGTCTACGAGCAGGATCTCCCCTATGTGGCTTTGAAGCAGGATGCTGAAGTCACTACTCCGGGACTTCCAGGGCGGATCTTCGATTCGCGGGTTATCTATGTCTCCCCCTCCCTCAACCCCAAAGGGCAGGTACAGATACGGCTGGAAATGGCCAATCCGCACTTTGAGTTGAGACCCGAGATGTACGCCGAAGTGGAGCTGCAGCATCGGTCACGGCATGCCGCTCTGGTTGTACCGCGTTCGGCAGTCATCAATTCAGGGAAACGTCAGGTTGTTTATGTAGCCTCGACGGATGACACGTTCGAGCCACGGACGGTTACTACCGGTGCCGTTGATGAGAACGACATGATTGAGATCGTCAGCGGCATAGGGGCCGGGGAAAAAGTGGTAACATCGGGGCAGTTCCTTCTGGACTCCGAATCGCGCCTCAGTGAAGCTGTCGGGCAGATGGGCGGTCACCAGCACGGTTCTCAGGCGACTGTCGGGGACAATACAGTTGCGATGACATCGGATGACCAGAGCACGATGGACCAATCTATGGAAGGCCATGATCACGCTCAGCAGACATCGGATCCACACAATATCCATACCTGCCCCATGCCGCAGGATTACGATGTTCTCCATTATGGTCCGGGCAAGTGTCCGAAGTGCGGCATGGCGCTGGTTCCGGTCAGTGAAACGGATATCGGTGATGTTTGGGTTTGCCCGATGCCCCAGGACAGCGTGGCTCAGAGGGAGCCGGGAGTCTGTCCGGTCTGTGGCATGAAGCTGATCAAGTATGAACCGGGAGCAAGCCATGATCACTAA
- a CDS encoding HDOD domain-containing protein, protein MSIRDRIVARVTSFTTLPAVAHKLMSLLDDPEADPAEMAKIIQLDPALTANVLKAANSAFLGFTRPVTTVTEADFRIGTKWMFQIALSSLVFSSLKTPARGYDLSAEDLWRHSIAVALMAENLCRLLNIKDSGAIFTSGLIHDIGKIAMQGFVDDYFEELQHLAEGDDIAFEEAESKLLGTDHAEVGALIAEKWRFPQSIVDDIRWHHNPEGAPEPQEGIDIVHISDAMCLMEGFGLGRDGLQYRMCYKSILRLKLTSQVMEAACSQLLLSIKNAENMFSGATASPAVARR, encoded by the coding sequence GTGAGTATAAGAGACAGAATAGTAGCCAGAGTAACGTCTTTTACGACCTTACCAGCCGTGGCGCATAAACTGATGTCACTGCTCGATGATCCCGAGGCGGACCCGGCCGAGATGGCTAAAATTATCCAGCTCGACCCCGCCCTTACTGCGAATGTCCTCAAGGCGGCCAATTCAGCCTTCCTTGGCTTTACCAGACCGGTGACAACCGTGACAGAGGCCGACTTTCGAATAGGTACGAAATGGATGTTTCAGATCGCACTGTCGTCGCTCGTATTTTCGAGCCTCAAAACCCCGGCGCGCGGTTACGATCTGTCCGCCGAAGATCTCTGGCGCCACTCTATTGCCGTTGCTCTGATGGCGGAAAACCTCTGTCGGCTTCTCAATATCAAAGACTCCGGCGCCATCTTCACCAGCGGACTCATCCATGATATCGGTAAAATAGCCATGCAGGGTTTTGTCGATGATTACTTCGAGGAGCTTCAGCATCTGGCCGAAGGTGATGACATCGCTTTCGAGGAGGCTGAAAGTAAACTGCTCGGAACCGATCACGCCGAGGTGGGGGCGCTAATTGCCGAAAAGTGGAGATTCCCGCAGTCGATTGTGGATGATATCAGGTGGCATCACAATCCGGAGGGCGCTCCTGAGCCCCAGGAAGGCATCGATATCGTACACATCTCGGATGCCATGTGTCTGATGGAGGGATTCGGCCTGGGACGTGACGGCCTTCAGTATCGGATGTGCTATAAATCTATTCTTAGACTTAAATTGACCAGTCAGGTGATGGAGGCGGCCTGCAGCCAGCTTCTACTGTCAATAAAAAATGCCGAGAATATGTTTTCAGGGGCGACTGCGTCCCCTGCAGTGGCAAGGAGATAA
- a CDS encoding response regulator yields the protein MAYNILVVDDSKTIRSIVAKTLRLTKLEINEIFEAANGKEALDCLADNWVDIVFSDLNMPVMTGIELLNTMAEDGLLKDIPVVVISTDGSSARIEELKQKGVREYLRKPFTPESISETITRVLGVDDGDTNS from the coding sequence ATGGCTTATAATATTCTCGTGGTGGATGATTCCAAAACGATCCGCTCGATCGTAGCCAAGACATTACGGCTCACGAAACTGGAAATCAACGAGATTTTCGAAGCCGCCAACGGCAAGGAAGCGTTGGACTGCCTGGCAGACAACTGGGTTGACATCGTATTCAGCGACTTAAACATGCCCGTCATGACAGGAATTGAACTGCTCAATACGATGGCGGAAGACGGTCTGCTCAAGGACATTCCTGTAGTCGTTATCTCAACCGACGGAAGCTCCGCCAGAATCGAAGAATTGAAGCAAAAAGGCGTCAGGGAATACCTGCGCAAACCGTTCACCCCGGAATCAATCAGCGAAACCATTACCCGGGTCTTGGGAGTCGATGATGGAGATACAAACAGTTAA
- a CDS encoding chemotaxis response regulator protein-glutamate methylesterase, producing the protein MSIKVLIVDDSAIVRQIFREELSRDPEIQVVGTAPDPYVARDKILQLQPDVITLDVEMPRMDGITFLRKLMKYHPVPAVVVSSLTPRGGELAMEALDAGAVEVMSKPGSAYTVGEMSIELIQKIKAAAYVNLEKKLQQTPTGESKPTKLSLTRTTNKVVAIGASTGGTRALEMVLGTLPVNTAGIVIVQHMPENFTRAFAERLNQNCDLRVKEAENGDSVIPGKALIAPGNQHMTLERSGANYFVRVKRGPLVNRHRPSVTVLFKSVARYAGANAVGVILTGMGADGAEGMLEMKQNGAYTIAQNEETCVVYGMPHEAVKLGAVDSVEPLDRIPAKILERL; encoded by the coding sequence GTGAGTATCAAAGTATTGATCGTCGATGATTCGGCCATTGTGCGACAGATCTTTCGCGAAGAGCTGTCGCGCGATCCTGAAATACAGGTCGTCGGAACCGCCCCGGATCCATACGTCGCGAGAGATAAAATCCTTCAGCTTCAACCCGACGTTATTACTCTCGATGTAGAGATGCCGCGCATGGACGGTATTACCTTTCTGCGAAAGCTTATGAAATACCACCCCGTTCCGGCCGTAGTTGTATCGTCACTTACACCCCGCGGCGGAGAACTGGCGATGGAGGCGCTCGATGCCGGCGCGGTCGAGGTAATGAGCAAACCGGGCAGCGCCTACACGGTGGGAGAGATGTCCATTGAACTGATTCAGAAAATAAAAGCTGCCGCCTACGTGAACCTGGAGAAAAAGCTGCAGCAAACTCCAACTGGAGAATCAAAACCGACAAAACTATCTCTTACCCGAACGACCAACAAAGTCGTGGCAATCGGCGCTTCCACAGGAGGAACCCGCGCCCTGGAGATGGTCCTCGGTACCCTGCCCGTCAACACCGCCGGAATAGTCATCGTACAACACATGCCGGAAAACTTCACGCGGGCGTTCGCCGAAAGACTCAACCAGAATTGCGACCTGCGCGTCAAAGAGGCCGAAAACGGTGACTCCGTAATACCCGGAAAAGCCCTCATTGCCCCGGGCAATCAGCACATGACCCTGGAACGTTCCGGTGCGAATTATTTCGTCCGCGTCAAACGCGGCCCGCTTGTCAACCGGCACCGACCTTCCGTGACCGTGCTCTTTAAATCGGTCGCACGCTACGCCGGGGCAAATGCCGTGGGTGTCATCCTAACCGGTATGGGAGCTGATGGAGCCGAAGGGATGCTGGAAATGAAACAGAACGGCGCGTACACGATCGCCCAGAACGAGGAAACCTGCGTTGTCTACGGTATGCCGCATGAAGCAGTGAAACTGGGAGCCGTCGATTCAGTCGAACCTCTCGATCGAATACCCGCCAAAATCCTTGAGCGCTTGTAG
- a CDS encoding chemotaxis protein CheD codes for MPQKVVGISEIYVSDDANDELVTYSLGSCICVTVYDPIAKVAGMIHYMLPLSKVSPEKAKKTPAMFADTGVTELLRLVFDLGAVKDRLIVKAAGGSSLMDQKKIFNIGERNYLILRKILWKNNILIKSEDVGGSISRTVHFNVDTGKVTVKTSKGIQEL; via the coding sequence ATGCCGCAAAAAGTGGTTGGGATTTCCGAGATTTATGTTTCTGATGATGCTAACGATGAACTGGTAACTTATTCACTGGGGTCGTGTATTTGTGTTACGGTGTACGATCCGATAGCTAAAGTCGCAGGGATGATTCACTATATGCTTCCGCTTTCGAAAGTGTCGCCGGAAAAAGCCAAGAAGACGCCGGCTATGTTTGCTGATACGGGTGTGACCGAACTGCTGCGATTGGTGTTCGATCTCGGCGCCGTCAAAGACCGCCTGATTGTCAAGGCGGCCGGCGGATCCTCTTTGATGGATCAAAAAAAAATATTCAACATCGGCGAAAGAAACTATCTAATCCTGCGCAAAATTCTGTGGAAAAACAATATCCTGATTAAGAGTGAAGATGTTGGGGGAAGCATCTCCAGGACGGTGCACTTCAACGTCGATACAGGCAAAGTAACCGTGAAAACGTCGAAGGGAATTCAGGAACTGTGA
- a CDS encoding chemotaxis protein CheX: MMEIQTVKETIETVVCEVLEQMAFMFPEPAGGADEIAWDEFEFVAASVSFSGDCEGESLMIAPMPFCVELSANMLGEEIDPANPKEKHCDALKEVLNIVTGQLLTQCFSDKAIFNLSAPRAESVSVAKVRELAGKSDSSCSMVDSYPIVSRFTVKGS; this comes from the coding sequence ATGATGGAGATACAAACAGTTAAAGAGACTATTGAGACGGTCGTCTGCGAGGTTCTCGAACAGATGGCCTTTATGTTCCCGGAACCGGCCGGAGGTGCCGATGAAATCGCGTGGGACGAATTCGAGTTCGTGGCCGCCAGCGTGAGTTTCAGCGGCGACTGCGAAGGTGAGTCGCTCATGATAGCTCCAATGCCGTTTTGCGTCGAGCTGTCAGCCAATATGCTCGGGGAGGAAATCGACCCCGCCAACCCTAAGGAAAAGCATTGCGATGCACTAAAGGAAGTGCTCAATATCGTCACCGGCCAGCTTCTGACACAATGCTTCAGTGATAAGGCGATCTTTAACCTTTCTGCCCCTCGGGCCGAATCCGTGTCAGTCGCGAAGGTCCGCGAACTGGCCGGGAAATCGGACTCGTCGTGCAGTATGGTTGACAGTTATCCAATCGTCTCGCGGTTTACGGTTAAGGGCAGTTGA